Genomic window (Rosa chinensis cultivar Old Blush chromosome 6, RchiOBHm-V2, whole genome shotgun sequence):
gaatagcTTTTCTAGTGGTACTAGGACTCCACCTGGATCATTGACGCTCTGGATCCCTGCAGAAACAACTTGACCAAAGTTAGACATCTTGAGCAACTGGAACTGAGAATGAATAGCAATAGAACTAGAGCAGAAAGCCTTCTGTatgtcaacaccaaaagcttcagAATGGGGCTGAACAATGTGCTTAACAACGGATGATGAATACAGGGACTTTGCTCCCTTATTGGCCAAAACCATGAGTTagactcatcccataaggagtccaaCACTTCTTCATGTTTATCGAGATAGGAGACTTAGAGTTTATCACAAACACTTAATGTAATTCAGGTTGATTACAAATGAGTTTCCTACTTCTACTAGGAGATATACACCCACGTAGATAACTGGAATTAGAGTTATATTCATGTACTTCTTGTTATTTACATATGATTAAATCAGCTGGTTTTATCTCAATGTGATTAAGATAATGTTGAGTCCACATATTCTAACATCTATTTCAAAGGTAAAACTCTATTCATCCAAAATATATTATCTAAATTATAGGTATATTAATTGTCAATACTATAGGTTAATAAACAACCTATGATATAGAGTCACacaaataatttaaaacaacaaaaacaaacatctaAATCATAGGTATTACATATTAAAGCAATCTAAGTATCAGGTAATTAGAAACAACGATTCTATTTTGAAGGAATGAAACTAAGTTTTGTACCAGATtcataaattgaaatttctaaTTACTAAAAATCCATCCAATTCAAGCTTTACACAAAATCAAGAGATTAACAAAGATATTATACTAAATAAATCTGATGAATAAGTAATTTGAATTACGAATATGATATATCTACCTATTTGAAAGAAAGTCTCTAACCcataagaaaatgatgaaataaacCTCATAAATAGGTCGTTTGAAATCATCCTTTGAAATCATATGCAACATTGTGAAAGGTCTCCACCCAAAGAAAAAATGACGAATGAATTCACTAGCTTCTATATATAGGAAGAAACATACCAAAAGTTCATCATTATATgataataatgagattaatgTAAACACCTAAAATTAAGTACTGATAAAAACctgcttctcaaaaaaaaaaaaaagtactgatAAAAACCTAAAGTGAAGGTAATACCAATAATAACGTCAATCAAACTCCATAATATTTCCTAGATGATTTTGACTATtaatcctatttaataggtgaATGGGGAATTTGATAGTGGCAGCTTTAGTAATTTTTAACAACATTGAGTTTTAATATTtatcctatttaataggttttttttattttgaataaacctaattaattggtttgggtgtatattaaaacactaTTATGGATGAGTTTATTTTAAAAGGAgtgtgtgaatttgggtgtagaatcaaattcccctaatttcatacatttttatacccttaTATGTAGGATTTTAAGTTTCGTTCTTGTCATTTTTGGAGTCatttaatttgtgtttgtgttttgtaggttgaATTTCAATATCATTTAACTAGGTTATACACAAACACCTGATGACTTATGCATGAAGTTATAAGAGAGTGTGATGAGTCAAATACTTAAGTACGACGAGATATTATAGAGATTCAGTCACATTACTAGATTGTCTTTTACTGGTGGAGCACTAATGTGACTCTCCTCCATATAAACGAGGTCATGTAACCTCTAATACACAAGTTTAAATCGCCTTGCCCCACAGAGAGCACTTGAACTTTACAGAGTTTTCAAAAGACCTTCCTTCCGTTCCTAGCTGCTCCAGCCTCCAGGTATGACACCAAGAACCCTAATTTATATCTCACTAAAATTAATACAAAAACACATGTCAAATGGTATCCTAGACTATTGTTAGTGATCTTGGTTGTTTAATTAatataggattaaattcagtttagttcCTCGAattttagggctaaaatcagtttggtccctgactttttttataatcaatatggtcTCTGCACTTTCATTTTccatcacccgagtccaaatttcaaaattaaCTCCAATTGTGACGTCATATGGTGAGTTGGCACCGACAAGCATGACCCACTGTTCAGTTTATGGTTCTCACCCCTGACTTTGACTCTCACACTCGGCTCTgccatattcttcttcttcctccaccaaATTCGACACCTCCACCATCCCTAGTTCAAAGCAGAACCCCATATCCATTATCTATGTTAATAATCTACTTCCAACCAAATCACAGCAAAACAAGAGCACATTATCAAAGCTACAAAACCAAAAGTAATCAACATTTTTTCTTCCCTGAGCTAGAATAAAAGCTAGAATTCTCATCAACATTAGGACTAAAATCTCtatcaacatttccatcaaaTTTCACCAAATTACGAGCCTTTAACGAAAACCCACCTCCAAACTCACCACCATTATCCAATTCCCGATCTGGGTCGGATTCCATTTGATCCATGAGATGAAACAAAGCCACGACGAGGCTTATGACAGCACTGCAACGCGATCTTGGGCGGCGAGGAGGGAGCCAAGGAAGCGGTGGCAGCGGCGACGTGGTCCCAGTTGGCGGATTTAAGATTGGTACGGTGGAGAGCCAACCAGCGGTCACGATCGGCGAGGATGAGGGAGCGGGCCTCGTCCTGGGTCCAGCAAGGGGGTGAGCGGCGGTGACGACGATGGACATGGTTGGGTTGCCCGGACGCCCTCCCACGACTCCAGCACGCTCATGGTCTCGTCATTGACCTCAAATCCAACATGCAAAACGAGATCAGCAGTGGAGGAGAGCGACTGAGCTCTGGATTTGTTGCTTAGCATGGTGAACTGGATGTGGTACGGGTATGggtcaaaaagaagaagagagatgaTCTGAGGGTGTGGGTCAAACGGGAATGGGATCCCATTTTCTTTGtgttttttggattaatttggGCTAGGAACGGCGCTGGAGTTATTGTGGTCGTGATCTGAGGGTGAAGAGGACATGGGTTGAGACGTGGTGGAGGAGAGGGAGGAGCTTTCGGGGAAGAGAGATGAGGAAAATAGTATTCAGGGTAGTTTGGACGAAATGTCCAAACTGAGAGTCAAAAACTAAACAGTGGGCCATGTTTGTCGGTGTCAACTTATCATATGATGTCACAATTGGAGttaattttgaaatttggactcgggtgatggAAAATGAAAGTGTAGAGACcatcttgattaaaaaaaaaaattatgggccAACTGATTTTAGCTCTAAAGTTTGAGGGACTAAGCTGAATTTAAtccattaatatatatatatatatatatatatatatatatagtttcaaCAACGATTCATTGTAATTTTCCTAAACCGTAAATGTGCAGGTATATCGGCTGTATAGGTACACATATATCATTGCTTACGTCTGTGGTGAGCTGAACCCAAAAGGCCAAAACTACACCCGTGAATTGTGAGCTGTAGTAGTCTGCAGCATTCATTTTTGATGAAGTACACAAATCACAAACGCCAACgtacttcttttgttttccttttcggTTGAAGTTTTCATTGGTCAATCTCTTGTGTTGACGTGAAtgttccatttttctttgataaGGTGGTTATTGCCAAAACAGTTACAGAACTTGAAAGGTTGGAAGCAGTATCTCCATGGTTACGGATATATACTAATTGGTCATCATCAGACGACCAAACCCCACATGTTTCAATTTGCACTGAAGAGGGCTACAAGTTATTATAAAATTAAATGCCAAGTGATGTCATCCATGATGCCCAAGACCAAAGCCATCGCATTCCCTCCAACTTTCTTTTTCTATAAATATCTACCTAGACAAAGTGGCCAGCTAAAAGGCCAAACTAATTTGTGTGTTCTAGCCATAAATCTGTTTTCCTTTTCATTACAAAGATCTGGGTTTTGTTGCTAGCTAGCTGTTTAGCTTCTGCAATGGAGATCATCAGCTGTGACCTTGAAAAAGCCGGTCACAGTTTCAACAGAAGGGGTTCGTTTTGGACTGACGATGGCAGGGCGGTTTTCTCAGCATCTTCAGTTGGAGAGGACGACGAGGAAGCTCTCAAATGGGCAGCTTTGCAGAGACTTCCTACATTCACTCGCTTGAAAAAAGGTCTGCTCACTACTCCTCAAGGCCATGCCAACGAAGTCGATGTGCATCACCTTGAACTGCAAGAAAGGAAAGACTTGATTGAGAGGCTAGTGGGAGTTGCTGAGGAGGATCATGAGAAATTTTTGTTGAGGCTTAAGAGCCGAATCGATAGGTAATGTATAGTTCTGAGTTTAGATTGTGTtgaattttctttgttcttgaCAATAATGTAGAGTTGgtgatttctttcttcttggtATATAATATATTTGTGTATCTCAGAGTTGGAATTAGTGTTCCTACAATTGAAGTTAGGTTCGAGCATTTGAAAATTGCAGCTGAAACTCATGTTGGAGGCAGGGCTCTTCCTTCTGTCTTCAATTATTGTGTTAATGTAGTGGAGGTACTAATAGACTACCACAGTTCAAGTTTTGGCATATATAATCTCACTGTTAATTTGTTTATTCTTACATAACTATTTGTTTCTGGGTACACAGGGTTTCTTGAATTGCCTGCACGTTCTTCCTGAAAAGAAGGAACATTTGTCTATACTGAAAGATGTCAGTGGGATCATCAAGCCTTGCAGGTGAAGAAACTCAGTGGTTCTACTTATTATAGTCTGTGTGGCATAAATTGCCCGATCGATACTCAACTTGGTTCACTTCCTTGTGTTTGTAGGATGACATTGCTTTTGGGTCCTCCAAGTTCGGGGAAGACCACGCTCTTGCTGGCTTTGGCCGGAGAGCTTGATAAGGATCTCAAGGTTGTATAAAATGAAATGGGCCTTTTAACTAAGGTTTTTCTGTTTTATGTTTAGGTATTAGAATTACTATTGGATTTTGTTACTAATGTGTTTAGTCAAAATTCTTGTGCAGGTTTCAGGAAGTGTGACTTACAATGGTCATGGCATGCACGAGTTTGTGCCTCAGAGAAGTGCTGCGTATATCAGTCAACATGATGTTCATATTGGAGAAATGACAGTTGCAGAAACCTTGGCTTTTTCTGCAAGATGCCAAGGGGTCGGACCTCGTTATGGTTCGTTTATGGGACTGCACATTTCTTTAGTTTCCCTTAATTTGCTGAGTTGGACCAAAACTTTATTGATTGCAGAAGATAATtgtttataatgttgaattttgGCAGAGATGCTAGCAGAGCTAAGTAGAAGAGAGAAAGATGCAAGTATTAAGCCAGATCCAGACTTGGATATCTACATGAAGGTGAGAAAATGATCATTCAAAATTGACAGACTGTTTACCTTCCTTAATTTTACTGAATATTTTTGAA
Coding sequences:
- the LOC112171500 gene encoding uncharacterized protein LOC112171500 isoform X1, giving the protein MSIVVTAAHPLAGPRTRPAPSSSPIVTAGWLSTVPILNPPTGTTSPLPPLPWLPPRRPRSRCSAVISLVVALFHLMDQMESDPDRELDNGGMVEVSNLVEEEEEYGRAECESQSQGVLGVIPGGWSS
- the LOC112171500 gene encoding uncharacterized protein LOC112171500 isoform X2, with protein sequence MSIVVTAAHPLAGPRTRPAPSSSPIVTAGWLSTVPILNPPTGTTSPLPPLPWLPPRRPRSRCSAVISLVVALFHLMDQMESDPDRELDNGGEFGGMVEVSNLVEEEEEYGRAECESQSQG